A single Cottoperca gobio chromosome 3, fCotGob3.1, whole genome shotgun sequence DNA region contains:
- the LOC115028234 gene encoding transmembrane 6 superfamily member 1-like isoform X2, translated as MSASAGTGVFVLSLMSIPICFLFNSLIYSNSAEAFFFAGCSTVIILAISVHFMFKKKAPVDPLFYVYAVYAFFSVVNLIIGLEQDNIIDGFVTFYLREADPHINTAHGHMISYWDGCVHYLMYLLMIAAIAWGDSYRAIGLYWVGSFLMRAIVYILGNTVVSVWACFRIFSQPSTRDTELTKAERKSLLHRPLDLLFVIYLIPAFAFCVFRGLVALDCSSKWCQGYTQQYEPYMKDPSAYPKVQMLVSMLYSAPYYIITLYGLIVPGCEWMPDLTLVHSGALAQAQFTHIGASLHTRTPFSYRVPADGQPVFLLFNILYAIVPQALCYRCRTRPAFFLRPTSDKKTE; from the exons ATGAGCGCGTCTGCAGGGACGGGAGTATTTGTGCTCTCCCTGATGTCCATCCCcatctgctttttatttaattcccTCATTTACAGCAACAG TGCTGAAGCTTTCTTCTTCGCTGGGTGTTCAACAGTCATCATCCTGGCCATTTCAGTCCATTTTATGTTTAAGAAGAAGGCTCCAGTGGATCCTCTTTTCTATG TGTATGCAGTGTATGCCTTCTTCAGTGTGGTGAATCTGATCATTGGGCTGGAGCAGGACAACATCATTGATGGATTTGTGACGTTTTACCTCAGAGAG GCAGATCCACATATTAACACAGCACATGGGCACATGATCTCCTATTGGGATGGCTGTGTGCACTATCTCATGTACCTGCTCATGATTGCTGCAATTGCTTGGGG GGACAGTTACCGAGCAATTGGACTCTACTGGGTGGGCTCTTTTCTCATGCGTGCCATAGTTTACATTCTTGGGAATACTGTGG tgtctgtctgggCCTGCTTCCGCATCTTCAGCCAGCCCTCCACACGGGACACTGAGTTGACA AAGGCTGAAAGAAAAAGCTTACTCCACAGACCTCTGGACTTACTGTTCGTCATCTACCTCATCCCTGCTTTTGCTTTCTGTGTCTTCAGAGGCCTG GTTGCTCTGGACTGCTCCAGCAAATGGTGtcaaggatacacacaacaGTATGAGCCTTACATGAAAGACCCTTCAGCCTATCCTAAAGTACAG ATGCTGGTGAGCATGCTGTACTCTGCACCATACTACATCATTACTCTCTATGGGCTGATAGTCCCAGGATGTGAGTGGATGCCGGACCTGACTCTTGTACACTCTGGAGCACTGGCACAG GCCCAGTTCACTCATATCGGTGCGTCACTTCACACACGGACACCGTTCTCCTACAGAGTGCCTGCTGACGGCCAGCCTGTCTTCTTGCTGTTCAATATCCTGTACGCTATTGTGCCTCAGGCTCTGTGCTACCGCTGTCGCACCAGGCCTGCGTTCTTCCTCAGACCAACGTCAGATAAGAAGACTGAATAA
- the LOC115028234 gene encoding transmembrane 6 superfamily member 1-like isoform X1: protein MSASAGTGVFVLSLMSIPICFLFNSLIYSNSAEAFFFAGCSTVIILAISVHFMFKKKAPVDPLFYVYAVYAFFSVVNLIIGLEQDNIIDGFVTFYLREADPHINTAHGHMISYWDGCVHYLMYLLMIAAIAWGDSYRAIGLYWVGSFLMRAIVYILGNTVGKYGTQVNPLFLLHMLYISVSVWACFRIFSQPSTRDTELTKAERKSLLHRPLDLLFVIYLIPAFAFCVFRGLVALDCSSKWCQGYTQQYEPYMKDPSAYPKVQMLVSMLYSAPYYIITLYGLIVPGCEWMPDLTLVHSGALAQAQFTHIGASLHTRTPFSYRVPADGQPVFLLFNILYAIVPQALCYRCRTRPAFFLRPTSDKKTE from the exons ATGAGCGCGTCTGCAGGGACGGGAGTATTTGTGCTCTCCCTGATGTCCATCCCcatctgctttttatttaattcccTCATTTACAGCAACAG TGCTGAAGCTTTCTTCTTCGCTGGGTGTTCAACAGTCATCATCCTGGCCATTTCAGTCCATTTTATGTTTAAGAAGAAGGCTCCAGTGGATCCTCTTTTCTATG TGTATGCAGTGTATGCCTTCTTCAGTGTGGTGAATCTGATCATTGGGCTGGAGCAGGACAACATCATTGATGGATTTGTGACGTTTTACCTCAGAGAG GCAGATCCACATATTAACACAGCACATGGGCACATGATCTCCTATTGGGATGGCTGTGTGCACTATCTCATGTACCTGCTCATGATTGCTGCAATTGCTTGGGG GGACAGTTACCGAGCAATTGGACTCTACTGGGTGGGCTCTTTTCTCATGCGTGCCATAGTTTACATTCTTGGGAATACTGTGG GGAAGTATGGGACCCAAGTtaatcctctcttcctcctccacatgCTATatatctcagtgtctgtctgggCCTGCTTCCGCATCTTCAGCCAGCCCTCCACACGGGACACTGAGTTGACA AAGGCTGAAAGAAAAAGCTTACTCCACAGACCTCTGGACTTACTGTTCGTCATCTACCTCATCCCTGCTTTTGCTTTCTGTGTCTTCAGAGGCCTG GTTGCTCTGGACTGCTCCAGCAAATGGTGtcaaggatacacacaacaGTATGAGCCTTACATGAAAGACCCTTCAGCCTATCCTAAAGTACAG ATGCTGGTGAGCATGCTGTACTCTGCACCATACTACATCATTACTCTCTATGGGCTGATAGTCCCAGGATGTGAGTGGATGCCGGACCTGACTCTTGTACACTCTGGAGCACTGGCACAG GCCCAGTTCACTCATATCGGTGCGTCACTTCACACACGGACACCGTTCTCCTACAGAGTGCCTGCTGACGGCCAGCCTGTCTTCTTGCTGTTCAATATCCTGTACGCTATTGTGCCTCAGGCTCTGTGCTACCGCTGTCGCACCAGGCCTGCGTTCTTCCTCAGACCAACGTCAGATAAGAAGACTGAATAA
- the zrsr2 gene encoding U2 small nuclear ribonucleoprotein auxiliary factor 35 kDa subunit-related protein 2 — MAAPTPLMSAPLLSQKQRRAALRKERRKKKRQALAQARQCGLKNGASYTHEEEEEEEEEERNYEDDVDNDVAEEERLRLHIEWLERERLAQEEFRLRAEREEALRKRKEDEERMIKEEWEVQQKKEHEEKEQKQQDKRDREEAVQKMLDEAENQLENGGPWMNPEAPATKNSENFGTERDVANCPFFLKTGACRFGDRCSRKHVYPTASPTLMIRGMFTTFGMQQSRRDDYDIDACLEHSEEELQETFLEFYQDVLPELKSVGKVVQFKVSCNYEPHLRGNVYIQFDTEEQCREAIIRFNGRWYAGRQLHCETCPVTRWKNAICGLFDRQKCPKGKHCNFLHVFRNPGNEFWEADRDLHMSPDRSVRGSRRDGWHSERYGDRSWRQRQCSRSPPRSERSHSRREGDRRRSRSRERSRERWAPHQHREDKRSSTHSDRRKDWCLSRSRDRSRSRSRDRAQDRPRHRSRDKDRDHKYKNRSEERDSRDKHSDTQGKVRERSRSTSRERKKQSREKSPKKAEKNEKPANEETNTRRRHKQSKKSKKKSKKKHKKKSHLPEGMTSSAESEKEKESEEEKVENLPAASHCREMDEAEVVQKHNDLEESPCVDSETFNPEVKREHSNTEMPSDA; from the exons ATGGCAGCACCAACTCCACTGATGTCTGCGCCTTTGTTAAG TCAAAAGCAACGCAGGGCTGCtctgaggaaagagagaagaaaaaagaaacgcCAAGCACTCGCCCAAGCAAGACAATGTG GTTTAAAAAATGGGGCAAGCTATAcacatgaagaggaggaggaggaagaagaagaggaaagaaattaTGAAGATGATGTGGACAATGATGTTGCTGAGGAGGAAAG ACTGCGGCTGCATATAGAGTGGTTAGAAAGAGAGAGGCTTGCCCAGGAGGAGTTCAGGTTGAGGGCTGAGAGGGAGGAGGCTctaaggaaaagaaaagaggacgAAGAG CGGATGATAAAGGAGGAATGGGAGGTCCAGCAGAAGAAAGAACATgaagaaaaagagcagaagCAGCAGGACAAACGAGACAGAGAG GAGGCCGTTCAGAAAATGTTGGATGAAGCAGAAAATCAG CTAGAAAATGGAGGACCGTGGATGAACCCTGAGGCTCCTGCGACAAAGAACTCTGAGAACTTTGGGACGGAGCGCGACGTAGCCAACTGTCCGTTCTTCTTGAAGACCGGGGCATGCCGATTTGGAGACAG ATGTTCCCGGAAGCACGTTTATCCCACAGCCAGCCCGACTCTGATGATCCGTGGTATGTTTACAACGTTTGGCATGCAGCAGTCGCGCCGCGATGATTACGACATCGATGCTTGTTTGGAACACAgcgaggaggagctgcaggagactTTCCTCGAGTTCTACCAGGACGTCCTGCCAGAGTTGAAGAGTGTCGGCAAAGTGGTACAATTCAAG gtcagCTGCAATTATGAGCCACACCTGAGAGgaaatgtttacattcaattTGACAC AGAGGAGCAGTGTAGAGAGGCCATCATCAGGTTCAATGGGAGGTGGTACGCAGGCCGGCAGCTTCATTGTGAGACGTGTCCTGTTACACGGTGGAAGAATGCTATATGTG GATTGTTTGACAGACAGAAGTGCCCCAAAGGGAAGCACTGTAACTTCCTGCACGTGTTTCGAAACCCTGGCAATGAATTCTGGGAGGCCGACAGGGACCTGCACATGTCTCCAGACCGCAGCGTCAGGGGGAGTCGCAGAGACGGCTGGCATTCAGAGAGATACGGAGACCGATCGTGGAGGCAACGTCAGTGCAGCAGAAGCCCGCCGAGATCGGAGCGATCCCACAGCAGACGAGAAGGCGACAGgcggaggagcaggagcagagagaggagtcGAGAGAGGTGGGCCCCCCACCAGCACAGAGAGGATAAACGGTCatccacacacagtgacagGAGGAAAGATTGGTGTCTGAGCAGGAGTAGAGACAGGTCGAGGAGTCGAAGTAGAGACCGAGCGCAAGACAGGCCGAGACACAGGAGTAGAGATAAAGACAGGGATCACAAGTATAAGAACAGAAGTGAAGAGCGAGACAGTAGAGACAAACATTCAGACACTCAGGGGAAAGTGAGAGAAAGGTCAAGAAGCAcaagcagagaaagaaagaagcaaaGTAGAGAAAAGAGCCCCAAGAAAGCAGAGAAAAATGAGAAGCCCGCTAATGAAGAAACCAACACACGCCGCCGCCACAAACAATCCAAAAAGAGCAAGAAGAAGAGCAAGAAGAAGCACAAGAAGAAAAGCCATTTGCCTGAAGGGATGACCTCATCTGCAGAgtcagaaaaggagaaagagtcagaggaagagaaggtggaGAATCTGCCTGCAGCGAGTCACTGTCGGGAGATGGATGAAGCGGAGGTCGTTCAGAAACACAATGACTTGGAGGAGAGTCCGTGTGTCGACAGTGAGACGTTTAATCCTGAGGTGAAACGTGAACATTCCAACACAGAAATGCCAAGTGATGCTTAG